The genome window TTTTTAAAAAAGAATCATATTTTTTGTCTCTTTTTGCTTTATTAGCATCTGCTATTAATTCTGTAATAGTTGTAAATCTAACTTTATATCTATGTAACACTGCTTTGTATGCTAAAGCTATTGCAAGGTGAGTCTTACCAACACCTGGTTGTCCAAGAAATATTATGTTTTCATATCTTTTTACAAATGCCAATGATGCCAATTCTTCAATTTGTTTTCTATTTACACCTATAGTAAAACTATAATCAAATTGTTCAATAGTTTTTATAGCTGGAAATCCTGCCATCTTAGTTAAAATATTTTTTGATCTACTCATTTTTTCATTATATTCTTGTCGTAGCAACTCTTCTAAAAACTGTGAATATTTCCAATTTTCTTGTGATGCTATGATTGATAAATTATTATATTCTTGTGCAACTACTGGTAATTTTAACTCTTCACACAATTGTTCAATAGGACTTAATAATTCCATAAAACACCACCATAATTTATTACTTTTGGAAGTATTGCTATAGTTGTTATTGTTGGTATAAAAATATCATAACTTTGCATATCTCGATTTGATATAAATATTTCATTCATATTTTGATTATCTTTATTTTTTGCTACA of Chitinophagales bacterium contains these proteins:
- a CDS encoding ATP-binding protein, with protein sequence MELLSPIEQLCEELKLPVVAQEYNNLSIIASQENWKYSQFLEELLRQEYNEKMSRSKNILTKMAGFPAIKTIEQFDYSFTIGVNRKQIEELASLAFVKRYENIIFLGQPGVGKTHLAIALAYKAVLHRYKVRFTTITELIADANKAKRDKKYDSFLKIIVSPSILIIDEIGYFNMSKEDANHFFQIISARYEKGSTILTSNLVFSQWAQIFGGDKVVTTAILDRVLHHSHVINIQGDSYRLKEKRESNINSDIYKFGAKSSTKIVEKVQVV